One window from the genome of Salvia miltiorrhiza cultivar Shanhuang (shh) unplaced genomic scaffold, IMPLAD_Smil_shh original_scaffold_438, whole genome shotgun sequence encodes:
- the LOC131004586 gene encoding uncharacterized protein LOC131004586, with amino-acid sequence MVGLDHQSVVAEAALSALSSFFCWILQCCIAELCTAGYRIAGCCSAGFCSAGCCRAGFSRAGFCIAEFCIAGFYSAGFYIAGFCKAGGCKARIGRAGFCKAEIRRAGFCIARVCKVGFGKADFCRTGSCRAGPLQG; translated from the exons atggttgggttggatcaccAATCAgtggtggcagag GCCGCCTTATCAGCTCTATCGTCCTTTTTCTGTTGGATTTTGCAATGCTGCATAGCTGAATTATGCACTGCTGGATACCGCATAGCTGGATGCTGCAGTGCTGGATTCTGCAGTGCTGGATGTTGCAGGGCTGGATTcagcagagctggattctgcatAGCTGAATTTTGCATAGCTGGATTCTACAGTGCTGGCTTCTACATAGCTGGATTTTGCAAGGCTGGAGGTTGCAAAGCTAGAATTGGCAGGGCTGGATTCTGCAAGGCTGAAATCCGCAGAGCTGGGTTTTGCATAGCTAGAGTCTGCAAAGTTGGATTCGGCAAGGCTGACTTCTGCAGGACTGGATCTTGCAGGGCTGGACCTCTGCAGGGCTGA